One region of Streptomyces sp. CG4 genomic DNA includes:
- a CDS encoding histidine phosphatase family protein yields the protein MRLLLVRHGETPSNLDHLLDTAVPGPGLTPLGAAQAAALPEALAGEDIEAVYVSTMLRTRLTAAPLAAARGLEVIVRDGIREVSAGDLEMLPGESPEGREYMRTVFAWAAGDTAQRIPGGESGEEALARYDAVIAEAAASGAAAVALFSHGAAIRLWTAARADNVDVAYAAAHPLRNTGVVVLEGSPADGWKVLSWDSTVVEPAGETGPTGEPVETAQ from the coding sequence ATGCGCCTCCTCCTCGTCCGTCACGGTGAGACCCCGTCCAACCTGGACCACCTGCTGGACACCGCCGTGCCCGGTCCCGGGCTGACCCCGCTCGGCGCGGCACAGGCCGCCGCACTGCCCGAGGCGCTCGCCGGCGAGGACATCGAGGCTGTCTACGTCTCCACGATGCTGCGCACCCGGCTCACCGCCGCCCCGCTGGCGGCCGCCCGGGGCCTGGAGGTGATCGTCCGCGACGGCATCCGCGAGGTGTCCGCCGGCGACCTGGAGATGCTGCCCGGGGAGTCCCCCGAGGGCCGCGAGTACATGCGCACAGTGTTCGCGTGGGCCGCCGGCGACACCGCGCAGCGCATCCCCGGCGGGGAGAGCGGCGAAGAGGCCCTCGCCCGGTACGACGCCGTGATCGCGGAGGCCGCCGCGAGCGGCGCCGCCGCCGTCGCCCTGTTCAGCCACGGCGCCGCGATCCGCCTGTGGACCGCCGCCCGCGCCGACAACGTCGACGTCGCCTACGCCGCCGCCCACCCCCTGCGGAACACCGGCGTGGTCGTCCTGGAGGGCTCCCCGGCCGACGGCTGGAAGGTCCTGTCCTGGGACAGCACCGTGGTGGAACCGGCGGGCGAGACCGGCCCGACGGGGGAGCCGGTGGAGACGGCGCAGTAG
- a CDS encoding class I SAM-dependent methyltransferase, with protein MSKARETAVYTHGHHESVLRSHTWRTAANSAAYLLGSLKPHMKILDIGCGPGTITADLAKLVPDGHATGVDHAPGILDQARATAAGRGLANVDFAVADVHSLDYPDDTFCVVHAHQVLQHVGDPVQALREMRRVTRPGGFIAVRDADYAAMTWYPAVPGLDDWLDLYERVARAGGGEPDAGRRLTAWALAAGLTDITATSATWTFATPEERAWWSGLWADRTVASAYAERATQGGHATGERLRAVSEAWREWGRQEDGWFAVLHGEILCRKEA; from the coding sequence ATGTCGAAAGCGCGGGAGACCGCCGTCTACACGCACGGGCACCACGAGTCGGTGCTGCGGTCGCACACCTGGCGGACCGCCGCCAACTCCGCCGCCTATCTGCTCGGCTCCCTGAAGCCGCACATGAAGATCCTGGACATCGGCTGCGGGCCGGGCACCATCACCGCCGACCTGGCGAAACTGGTCCCGGACGGCCACGCCACCGGCGTCGACCACGCGCCGGGCATCCTGGACCAGGCCCGGGCCACCGCCGCCGGGCGCGGTCTGGCCAACGTGGACTTCGCGGTCGCCGACGTGCACTCGCTGGACTACCCGGACGACACGTTCTGCGTGGTCCACGCCCACCAGGTGCTGCAGCACGTCGGCGACCCGGTGCAGGCGCTGCGCGAGATGCGCCGGGTGACCAGGCCGGGCGGGTTCATCGCCGTACGAGACGCGGACTACGCGGCGATGACCTGGTATCCGGCGGTGCCGGGCCTTGACGACTGGCTGGACCTGTACGAGCGGGTGGCCCGGGCAGGCGGCGGCGAGCCCGACGCCGGGCGCCGGCTGACGGCGTGGGCGCTGGCCGCCGGGCTGACCGACATCACCGCCACCTCTGCCACCTGGACGTTCGCCACGCCCGAGGAGCGGGCCTGGTGGAGCGGCCTGTGGGCGGACCGCACCGTGGCCTCCGCCTACGCGGAACGGGCCACGCAGGGCGGTCACGCGACCGGGGAACGGCTGCGAGCCGTGTCGGAGGCGTGGCGGGAGTGGGGCCGGCAGGAGGACGGCTGGTTCGCGGTCCTGCACGGCGAGATTCTGTGCCGCAAGGAAGCCTGA
- a CDS encoding GvpL/GvpF family gas vesicle protein, whose protein sequence is MTGPRYVYAVCRPFGTPLQADLKGVGGASPALLRHHDLAAVVSTLPAADCSEEALKGRLDDEDWLAATALAHQGVIDALTTVTTPLPLRPGIVFQDDWSVRMMIEAREDEFRRTLDRLEGRVEWGVRLYLQPERAEQAPAQAEAFALSLHELLSRHAEDSRLHTPQTPALSPVPGRRVFDAAYLVPRAHSEEFVELVDRTRHEAPGIRVELTGPWAAYSFTGEVVS, encoded by the coding sequence ATGACCGGACCGCGCTACGTCTATGCCGTCTGCCGCCCCTTCGGGACGCCCCTGCAGGCCGACCTCAAGGGGGTCGGGGGCGCCTCGCCGGCCCTGCTGCGCCACCACGACCTGGCCGCGGTCGTCAGTACGCTCCCGGCGGCGGACTGCTCCGAGGAGGCGCTGAAGGGGCGACTGGACGACGAGGACTGGCTGGCCGCGACCGCCCTCGCGCACCAGGGCGTGATCGACGCGCTCACCACGGTCACCACCCCGCTGCCGCTCCGGCCCGGGATCGTCTTCCAGGACGACTGGTCGGTGCGCATGATGATCGAGGCCCGGGAGGACGAATTCCGGCGCACCCTCGACCGGCTGGAGGGCCGGGTGGAGTGGGGTGTGCGGCTGTACCTGCAGCCCGAGCGAGCAGAGCAGGCCCCCGCGCAGGCCGAGGCGTTCGCCCTGTCGCTGCACGAGCTTCTCTCCCGGCACGCCGAGGACTCCCGGCTGCACACACCGCAGACGCCCGCGCTGTCCCCGGTGCCCGGCCGGCGCGTCTTCGACGCGGCCTATCTGGTGCCCCGCGCGCATTCCGAGGAGTTCGTGGAACTGGTGGATCGTACGAGGCACGAGGCGCCCGGCATTCGCGTGGAACTCACCGGCCCCTGGGCCGCCTACTCCTTCACGGGAGAGGTGGTGTCCTGA
- a CDS encoding transketolase, which produces MNTAELAELGQQLRVDSVRASDAAGSGHPTSSMSAADLLAVLLAHHLRYDFERPEHPANDRFVLSKGHASPLLYAAYKAAGVIEDGELLTFRRIGSRLEGHPTPRRLPWVETATGSLGQGLPVGVGIALAGKHLDRTGYRVWVLCGDSELAEGSVWEAAEHAGYERLNNLIAIVDVNRLGQRGPTRHGHDLDAYARRFEAFGWRTVEVDGHDVDAIDRAYGEALATDGQPVAILARTLKGKGVAAVEDREGHHGKPLADAAAAIAELGGPRNAHVRVNEPPAAATLRDLTTEVLRLPRYDKGDEVATRDAFGAALAALGTARGDVVALDGEVGDSTRTGEFAKAHPDRFFECYIAEQQLVAAAVGMAVRGWLPYASTFAAFFSRAYDFVRMASISGSGINLVGSHAGVAIGQDGPSQMGLEDLAMFRAVYGSTVLYPCDANQTARLVAAMAGLDGIRYLRTSRGKTPVIYGPEEEFPVGGSKTLRSSEEDRLTVVAAGVTVPEALAAADRLAEDGIRVRVIDLYSVKPVDEDTLYRAAEETGCLLTAEDHHAEGGLGDAVAEAFADGRPVPRLVRLAVRTMPGSAAPDEQLHAAGIDAVGIAAAAKLLVEEAIVR; this is translated from the coding sequence ATGAACACCGCCGAACTCGCCGAACTGGGACAGCAGTTGCGCGTGGACAGTGTGCGGGCGTCCGATGCCGCGGGGTCCGGGCACCCCACGTCCTCGATGTCCGCCGCCGATCTGCTGGCCGTCCTGCTCGCCCACCATCTGCGCTACGACTTCGAGCGCCCCGAACACCCCGCCAACGACCGCTTCGTACTGTCCAAGGGGCACGCCTCGCCCCTGCTGTACGCCGCGTACAAGGCCGCCGGTGTCATCGAGGACGGCGAACTGCTCACCTTCCGCAGGATCGGCAGCCGGCTCGAAGGGCATCCGACACCGCGGCGGCTGCCCTGGGTGGAGACCGCCACCGGATCCCTCGGCCAGGGCCTGCCGGTCGGCGTCGGCATCGCCCTCGCCGGCAAGCACCTCGACCGCACCGGCTACCGGGTGTGGGTGCTGTGCGGCGACAGCGAGCTGGCCGAGGGCTCGGTGTGGGAGGCCGCCGAACACGCCGGGTACGAGCGCCTGAACAACCTGATCGCGATCGTGGACGTCAACCGGCTCGGCCAGCGCGGCCCCACCCGGCACGGCCACGACCTGGACGCCTACGCCCGCCGCTTCGAGGCCTTCGGCTGGCGCACCGTCGAGGTCGACGGCCACGACGTCGACGCGATCGACCGGGCCTACGGCGAGGCGCTCGCCACGGACGGACAGCCCGTCGCGATCCTCGCCCGCACCCTCAAGGGCAAGGGCGTCGCCGCCGTCGAGGACCGCGAGGGACACCACGGAAAGCCGCTGGCGGACGCCGCGGCGGCCATCGCCGAACTCGGCGGACCGCGCAATGCGCACGTCCGGGTCAACGAACCGCCGGCCGCCGCCACGCTGCGCGACCTGACCACCGAGGTGCTCCGGCTCCCGCGCTACGACAAGGGCGACGAGGTCGCCACCCGGGACGCCTTCGGCGCGGCCCTCGCCGCGCTCGGCACCGCCCGCGGCGACGTGGTCGCCCTGGACGGCGAGGTGGGCGACTCCACCCGCACCGGGGAGTTCGCCAAGGCCCACCCCGACCGGTTCTTCGAGTGCTACATCGCCGAGCAGCAGCTGGTCGCCGCGGCCGTCGGCATGGCCGTACGGGGCTGGCTGCCGTACGCCTCGACGTTCGCCGCGTTCTTCAGCCGCGCCTACGACTTCGTGCGCATGGCGTCCATCAGCGGCTCCGGGATCAACCTGGTCGGCTCGCACGCCGGTGTCGCGATCGGGCAGGACGGGCCCTCGCAGATGGGCCTGGAGGATCTGGCGATGTTCCGGGCCGTGTACGGCTCGACCGTGCTGTATCCGTGCGACGCCAACCAGACCGCCCGGCTGGTCGCGGCCATGGCCGGCCTGGACGGGATCCGCTATCTGCGCACCTCGCGCGGGAAGACACCGGTGATCTACGGCCCCGAGGAGGAGTTCCCGGTGGGCGGCAGCAAGACGCTGCGGTCGAGCGAGGAGGACCGGCTGACGGTCGTCGCGGCCGGGGTCACCGTGCCCGAGGCGCTGGCCGCGGCCGACCGGCTCGCCGAGGACGGCATCCGGGTGCGGGTGATCGACCTGTACTCCGTCAAGCCCGTCGACGAGGACACGCTGTACCGGGCCGCCGAGGAGACCGGCTGTCTGCTCACCGCGGAGGACCACCACGCCGAGGGCGGCCTCGGCGACGCCGTCGCGGAGGCCTTCGCCGACGGCCGGCCCGTGCCCCGGCTGGTCCGGCTCGCGGTGCGCACCATGCCGGGCTCGGCCGCGCCCGACGAGCAGCTGCACGCGGCCGGTATCGACGCCGTGGGCATCGCGGCGGCCGCCAAACTGCTGGTGGAGGAGGCCATCGTGCGCTGA
- a CDS encoding NAD(P)/FAD-dependent oxidoreductase, with protein sequence MSRPHVVIVGAGFAGYRAARTLARLTRNRADVTLLNPTDHFLYLPLLPQVAAGILEPRRATVSLPGTLRGVRLVLGEADHVDLDAGTVHYTDPEGGLGTLGYDRLVLCVGSVNKLLPVPGVAEHAHGFRGLPEALYLRDHVTRQLELAAADHDPQSRTARCTFVVVGAGYTGTEVAAHMQLLTDRLARRTPLPGGVRPRWLLLDVADRVLPELDERLSRTADRVLRARGVDVRTGTSVREATHDGALLTDGEFVPSRTLVWCVGVRPDPLMAAVGQPLQRGRLIVDPQLRVPGRPEVFGCGDAAAVPDPERPGEVTPMTAQHAWRQGKVAGENVAASLGLGRRRRAYRHRDLGFAVDLGGVRAAANPFGIPLSGPAAGVVTRGYHLAALPAGRVRVAVDWLLDAVLPRQGVQLGLVRSWSVPLDTASPELPRVPGPAAE encoded by the coding sequence GTGAGCCGACCTCACGTCGTGATCGTCGGCGCCGGTTTCGCCGGGTACCGGGCTGCCCGCACGCTGGCCCGGCTGACCCGGAACCGGGCCGACGTCACGCTGCTGAACCCGACCGACCACTTCCTGTACCTGCCGCTGCTGCCCCAGGTCGCCGCCGGCATCCTGGAGCCCCGCAGGGCCACCGTGTCGCTGCCGGGCACCCTGCGCGGGGTGCGGCTGGTGCTCGGCGAGGCAGACCACGTCGACCTCGACGCGGGCACCGTGCACTACACCGACCCCGAGGGCGGCCTCGGCACTCTCGGTTACGACCGGCTGGTGCTCTGCGTCGGCAGCGTCAACAAGCTGCTGCCCGTCCCCGGCGTCGCCGAGCACGCGCACGGCTTCCGCGGGCTGCCCGAGGCGCTGTATCTGCGCGACCACGTGACCCGGCAGCTGGAGCTCGCCGCCGCGGACCACGACCCGCAGAGCCGCACCGCACGGTGCACCTTCGTCGTGGTCGGCGCCGGCTACACCGGCACCGAGGTCGCCGCACACATGCAGCTGCTCACCGACCGGCTGGCCCGCCGCACCCCGCTGCCCGGCGGCGTCCGGCCCCGCTGGCTGCTGCTGGACGTCGCCGACCGCGTGCTGCCGGAGCTGGACGAACGGCTCTCCCGCACCGCCGACCGGGTGCTGCGGGCGCGGGGTGTGGACGTGCGGACGGGCACCTCGGTGCGCGAGGCCACCCATGACGGGGCACTGCTGACCGACGGGGAGTTCGTCCCCTCCCGGACCCTGGTGTGGTGCGTGGGCGTACGCCCGGATCCGCTGATGGCGGCCGTCGGGCAGCCGCTGCAGCGGGGCCGGCTGATCGTCGACCCCCAGCTGCGGGTGCCGGGCCGGCCCGAGGTGTTCGGCTGCGGCGACGCGGCCGCCGTACCGGATCCGGAGCGTCCGGGGGAGGTCACACCGATGACCGCCCAGCACGCGTGGCGGCAGGGCAAGGTCGCCGGGGAGAACGTGGCCGCCTCGCTCGGCCTCGGGCGGCGCCGGCGGGCGTACCGCCATCGCGACCTGGGTTTCGCGGTAGACCTGGGCGGGGTCCGGGCCGCCGCGAACCCGTTCGGCATCCCGCTGTCCGGCCCGGCGGCCGGCGTGGTCACCCGCGGCTACCACCTGGCCGCGCTGCCCGCGGGCCGCGTCCGGGTGGCCGTCGACTGGCTCCTGGACGCCGTACTGCCGCGCCAGGGCGTCCAGTTGGGCCTCGTCCGGTCCTGGTCGGTCCCCCTGGACACAGCCTCCCCGGAACTGCCCCGGGTGCCGGGCCCGGCCGCGGAGTGA
- a CDS encoding VOC family protein codes for MEILGASLRICVDDLETAVPFYERLAGGRAMRFERGGVQVAAIGSFLLMSGPEEELEILRKVTATIAVKDVEEAHQVLTGLGARVLAGPVPTPAGRNLLAMHPDGTIFEYVDQQRT; via the coding sequence ATGGAAATTCTGGGCGCCTCGCTGCGTATCTGCGTCGATGACCTCGAAACCGCGGTCCCGTTCTACGAGCGGCTGGCCGGTGGCAGAGCCATGCGGTTCGAGCGTGGCGGGGTACAGGTGGCGGCGATCGGCTCCTTTCTGCTGATGAGCGGGCCGGAGGAGGAGCTGGAGATTCTGCGGAAGGTGACGGCGACCATCGCGGTGAAGGACGTGGAGGAGGCCCACCAGGTCCTGACCGGCCTCGGCGCCCGGGTCCTCGCCGGGCCGGTGCCGACACCGGCCGGGCGGAATCTGCTGGCGATGCATCCGGACGGGACGATCTTCGAGTACGTGGACCAGCAGCGGACCTGA
- a CDS encoding DUF5107 domain-containing protein, with product MVIVTRIRREVLTLPAVQLGPDNPLPPLRPLDEVHRIEDRDREGMPADMARQLSQDPLRSLLPVRVRDGYDRAREPRALDALVIENDRLRATVLPGLGGRVASLLHLPTGRELLYRNPVFQPANFALNGAWYSGGIEWNIGATGHTTLSCAPLHAARVPAPDGGQMLRLWEWERLRDLPFQVDLWLPDGSDFLYVGVRVRNPHERPVPTYWWSNIAVPEERRILAPADEAYHFGYERRLRRVPVPSYDGIDRTRPLNSPYAADYFYEVPDGRRRWIAALDAEGHGLVQTSTDTLRGRKLFVWGHRPGGRRWQDWLTAPGTGGYCEIQAGLARTQLEHVRLDAASEVSWLEAYGPLDASPEGDWTGAVQGAESRLESALPRARVDAAYAAWRESADTEPAEILAAGSGWGALEVLRADWKLPGTPFPEATLGEAQAPWRELLRTGSLPEPRRVRPPAETLVAPHWRDMLETAPATPHTEYHLGVAQWHAGDRAQAVRSWERALPLAPSLWPLLRCLAVADQESGHHERAAERYADAFDDLCRERRDDGAAWTAAVAALGRETLQALLRVRRTADARTVWDRLLPAVRSRGRFRLLEAELLLAEGHLIEARAVLDAGLEVADLREGEEVLGRLWSRLTDEPLPAHHDFRMRPDQV from the coding sequence ATGGTGATCGTGACGAGGATCCGACGTGAGGTACTGACGCTGCCCGCCGTGCAGTTGGGCCCGGACAACCCCCTGCCCCCGCTGCGCCCCCTGGACGAGGTCCACCGCATAGAGGACCGCGACCGGGAGGGCATGCCCGCCGACATGGCCCGCCAACTCAGCCAGGACCCGCTGCGCAGCCTGCTCCCGGTCCGCGTCCGCGACGGCTACGACAGAGCCCGCGAGCCCCGCGCCCTCGACGCCCTCGTGATCGAGAACGACCGGCTGCGCGCCACCGTCCTGCCCGGCCTCGGCGGCCGCGTCGCCTCCCTGCTCCACCTGCCCACCGGACGCGAACTCCTCTACCGCAACCCGGTGTTCCAGCCCGCCAACTTCGCCCTCAACGGCGCCTGGTACTCCGGCGGCATCGAATGGAACATCGGCGCCACCGGCCACACCACCCTCTCCTGCGCACCCCTGCACGCCGCCCGCGTCCCCGCCCCCGACGGCGGGCAGATGCTGCGCCTGTGGGAGTGGGAGCGGCTGCGTGACCTGCCCTTCCAGGTCGACCTGTGGCTCCCCGACGGCTCCGACTTCCTCTACGTCGGCGTCCGCGTCCGCAACCCGCACGAGCGCCCGGTGCCGACGTACTGGTGGTCCAACATCGCGGTGCCGGAGGAGCGCCGAATCCTCGCCCCCGCCGACGAGGCCTATCACTTCGGCTACGAACGCCGCCTGCGCCGGGTGCCGGTCCCGTCGTACGACGGCATCGACCGCACCCGCCCCCTCAACAGCCCCTACGCCGCCGACTACTTCTACGAGGTACCCGACGGCCGGCGCCGCTGGATCGCCGCGCTGGACGCCGAGGGCCACGGGCTGGTGCAGACCTCCACCGACACCCTGCGCGGCCGCAAACTCTTCGTGTGGGGCCACCGGCCCGGCGGCCGCCGCTGGCAGGACTGGCTCACCGCGCCCGGCACCGGCGGCTACTGCGAGATCCAGGCCGGCCTCGCCCGCACCCAGCTGGAACACGTCCGCCTGGACGCGGCGAGCGAGGTGTCCTGGCTGGAGGCGTACGGCCCGCTGGACGCATCGCCCGAGGGGGACTGGACCGGGGCCGTCCAAGGGGCCGAATCACGCCTGGAGTCGGCCCTGCCCCGCGCCCGCGTCGACGCGGCGTACGCGGCATGGCGGGAGTCTGCCGACACCGAACCCGCCGAGATCCTGGCCGCCGGATCCGGCTGGGGCGCGCTCGAAGTGCTGCGAGCCGACTGGAAGCTGCCCGGCACCCCGTTCCCCGAGGCCACCCTCGGCGAGGCCCAGGCGCCCTGGCGCGAGCTGCTGCGCACCGGGTCCCTGCCGGAACCGCGCCGGGTACGGCCGCCCGCCGAGACCCTCGTCGCCCCGCACTGGCGGGACATGCTGGAGACCGCCCCCGCCACCCCGCACACCGAGTACCACCTCGGTGTCGCCCAGTGGCACGCAGGCGACCGCGCCCAGGCCGTCCGCAGCTGGGAGCGCGCCCTCCCGCTCGCCCCCTCCCTCTGGCCGCTGCTGCGCTGTCTGGCCGTCGCCGACCAGGAGTCGGGTCACCACGAGCGGGCCGCCGAACGGTACGCGGACGCCTTCGACGACCTGTGCCGCGAACGGCGCGACGACGGCGCGGCCTGGACCGCCGCCGTGGCCGCGCTCGGCCGGGAAACCCTCCAGGCGCTGCTCCGGGTACGGCGGACGGCTGACGCCCGGACCGTCTGGGACCGGCTGCTGCCCGCCGTCCGCAGCCGCGGCCGGTTCCGGCTTCTCGAGGCCGAACTGCTGCTCGCCGAGGGACACCTCATCGAGGCACGGGCCGTCCTCGACGCGGGGCTGGAGGTCGCCGACCTGCGGGAGGGCGAGGAGGTGCTCGGCCGGCTGTGGTCCCGCCTCACCGACGAGCCCCTGCCCGCCCACCACGACTTCCGGATGCGGCCCGACCAGGTCTGA
- a CDS encoding arginase family protein produces the protein MRTLVVLDAPSNLGLRPPAPGTVPGCHKLAGALRDRGIVRRLGAREGGVVVPPRYDRGDWQEGDGVFNAAALAAYTVELADRIERHVRAGEFPVVLGGDCSIQLGASLALRRLGRYGLAAVDASPDFRHTGNSDRIGAAGGEEVALATGRGQRDLTDLEGLRPYLRDEDVRFLGIRDCFEEDRAELAALKIPVGTVGDIRERGAADLAHATAEVFGIPQLDGFWLHLDADVLDPSVMPAVDSPDPDGLRPEELLALLRPLLAAPHCVGLNVTIYDPDLDPDGTAGTLLTDLVVDAFAQS, from the coding sequence ATGCGGACGCTCGTCGTCCTCGACGCCCCGTCCAACCTGGGTCTGCGTCCGCCCGCCCCCGGCACGGTGCCCGGCTGCCACAAGCTCGCCGGCGCTCTCCGGGACCGGGGGATCGTGCGGAGGCTCGGGGCACGCGAGGGCGGCGTGGTGGTGCCGCCGCGCTACGACCGCGGTGACTGGCAGGAAGGCGACGGCGTGTTCAACGCCGCCGCGCTCGCCGCCTACACGGTCGAACTGGCCGACCGCATCGAACGGCATGTGCGCGCCGGGGAGTTCCCGGTCGTCCTCGGCGGTGACTGCTCCATCCAGCTCGGCGCGTCCCTCGCCCTGCGCCGCCTCGGCCGGTACGGGCTCGCGGCCGTCGATGCCTCGCCCGACTTCCGGCACACCGGCAACTCCGACCGGATCGGCGCGGCGGGCGGCGAGGAGGTGGCCCTCGCCACCGGACGCGGCCAGCGCGACCTCACCGACCTGGAGGGCCTGCGACCGTACCTGCGCGACGAGGACGTGCGCTTCCTCGGCATCCGCGACTGCTTCGAGGAGGACCGCGCCGAACTCGCGGCCCTGAAGATCCCCGTCGGCACCGTCGGGGACATCCGCGAACGGGGCGCCGCGGACCTCGCCCACGCCACCGCCGAGGTCTTCGGGATCCCGCAGCTGGACGGATTCTGGCTGCACCTGGACGCCGACGTCCTCGACCCGTCGGTCATGCCCGCCGTCGACAGCCCCGACCCCGACGGCCTGCGGCCCGAAGAACTCCTCGCACTGCTGCGCCCCTTGCTCGCCGCCCCGCACTGCGTGGGCCTCAACGTCACCATCTACGACCCCGACCTCGACCCGGACGGCACGGCAGGCACGCTCCTCACCGACCTGGTCGTGGACGCCTTTGCGCAATCCTGA
- a CDS encoding GNAT family N-acetyltransferase: protein MPHTTPHYLAEGPRVAIRHFTLDDGPEFTARTRESKDLHRPWLFPPDTDEAYVAYAGALIEDPAKAGFLVCERDGGDIAGYININNIVRGAFQCGALGYGAFAHAAGRGLMREGLDLVIGYAFGPLGLHRLEINVQPENAASVAMARGGGFRLEGFSPNMLYIDGAWRDHERWALTAEMRPGT from the coding sequence ATGCCGCACACCACGCCCCACTACCTCGCCGAGGGCCCCCGCGTGGCCATCCGTCACTTCACCCTCGACGACGGCCCCGAGTTCACCGCGCGGACCCGCGAGAGCAAGGATCTGCACCGGCCCTGGCTGTTCCCGCCGGACACCGACGAGGCCTACGTCGCCTACGCCGGCGCGCTGATCGAGGACCCGGCCAAGGCCGGCTTCCTGGTGTGTGAGAGGGACGGCGGGGACATCGCCGGATACATCAACATCAACAACATCGTGCGCGGCGCCTTCCAGTGCGGTGCCCTCGGCTACGGGGCCTTCGCGCACGCCGCCGGGCGCGGTCTGATGCGCGAGGGACTCGACCTGGTCATCGGCTACGCCTTCGGTCCGCTGGGGCTGCACCGGCTGGAGATCAACGTACAGCCGGAGAACGCCGCCTCCGTCGCGATGGCGCGGGGCGGCGGCTTCCGGCTGGAGGGGTTCTCCCCGAACATGCTCTACATCGACGGCGCCTGGCGCGACCACGAACGCTGGGCGCTCACCGCCGAGATGCGCCCCGGCACCTGA